The nucleotide window CCGAAGGCAGGATCACTAGATTGTGGGGAACGATAGCTACGGCCGCTAAGGCCACACCCTTGTATACCATCTGGTCGACCAAGAAACCGACGGAAAAACCAATGACAAATCCCCGCAGAAACAGCAAAGCGACTATCAGGGGTGAGCCAATCAAGGAAAGGCCCAGGATCCACATTAAACCCGTGGTCTTGACCACGTTGTCGATAATCGACTGACGGGCAATTTCCTCCGGAGTAATGGGATCACCAGTGTGGGGAGTTTGGAAAAATCCTTGCAGGAACCCCATTAGGTCGGACTTCTGATTCTGGGGTAGAGTTCTGGCCGCCAAGGCTCCCGCAATGGCCCCCATGATCATTACCATTCCCAAGAATAAGAAGAGTATCGCCCTGCGTCGAAAATATCCGCCCAGTCCCGATGTTGAATATCTCATGCCAGTCGGTCCTCCCTCTTAATGCCCAAGCTATACCCCATAATATGAGGGGATGTACACAAATATGAGAGAACCGGCGGGACTTGCCTTAATTAGTAAAGTTCCGAGGGAAGGTAACAATGATCGTTATACCCAATGACCCTGGGTTCCTCACCGGGTTTTCCCCTGACTTCACTGGTACTGCAGTTGAAAATTCGCACATGTCTTGACAAGAGGGGATCGATTCCCAGCAAATTGGAAATCAAAATCCGGATCAGGCTTCCATGACTGAAGACAATACCCAGTGAGTTGGGGTGCTCGTCGATGAGCCGGAGCAAAGCCGTTTTGGACCGGTGTAAGACCTCTTCCTGGGTCTCTCCTTCGGGAACCCGAGTTCGAAAGGGATCGGCTCGGTGTTGTTTCTCTACTTCGGGATACTTGATACCGATCTCATCCCAAGTTAGCCCTTCCCACACCCCAAAGGCAATCTCCCGCCAGGCGGGATCCAGTTGAATTGGCGGGATCTTCAGTCCCTCGGTGGCAATGCGAGCCGTCTCCCTTGCCCGCTCTAAGTCCGAAGCCACAACGAACTCGGGAGTAGGTAGGTCAACACCGATCCGCCCCCGCAACCACCGACCCAGGGCTCTGGCTTGAGCCTTACCGACCTCACTCAAGGAAGTATCGGTCATCCCCTGGCACCGCCCCTGTACGTTCCAATCGGTCTGTCCATGTCTAATGAGTAAAATCCGTGTTGTCATCTCTTCAGCTCCTGTTCTGTAAGTAGAGCAGCGGTAACACCTGTGATGTCAGTCTGCGATATCTGGCAGGACCTTGCCGTATTCCCCGCCACCCCCGTGGGCGATGGCTAATTTCCCAGTTCTGGCTCCCTGAATGCTCCTGGCTAGCTTCGCTCCCACCACTTCCGCCAACTCCTCTTCTGACGCCCGATGCAAGACAGCCATCTCACTGCCAAAGCGCTGAATCAAGCGCCGGAGGGTCTTAGGCCCCACTCCCGGGACAAACTCCAAGGGTATCTGATAGTAATAAGGGGGCCGATGGGCTGGGGTTGGCAGGTCGGTACCGATATACCGAACCCGATCCAGTACACCCCACAGGATCCGATCACTGCCACACCGACTGCAGTTCATCGGTGGGCGATACTTGTCCACCTGGGCACCACAGCCCAGGCATCGGCTGCGGTGGAATTTTCCCAATCGGGGGTCTAGTCCATAATTGGCTATCACCCCTCTGCCATCCTGCCTGAATAGCGCCTTTTTCCATTCTGTGAAGGACAACTCTTTCATCATGAGCACATTGTATTCTCGGGCAATCTTGGGAAGCGAATGGGCATCGGAATTGCTTAGAAAGCTCACCGAAGTAAACTCAGGGATGGAATCGCCCATAGCGGTGTCGGCACTGAGGCCCAATTCGATGGCCGCCAGGCTTTGTATCTGCTTCCTAGTAAGTACAGTGGTAACAGACTCAGCCATATTGCCCAGCAGTCCCTTATAGGGGGTGAAGACGTGGGCAGGGATCAACAGCCCCCCCATCTGGGCCACGATGTCAAACCACTGCTGGGGTGTCCCCGCCGCCCTTTGAGAGCTGAGATTGATATTGGTTACCGCCGCACCAAGGCGCTTACTAAACTCCTCCATCTGCTTCAATGTGGGCATGAAGGCCAGAAAGTGGGCCGAGCCTCCCCTGTCGCCTCCCAGTTCAAATTCCGCGGCCAAAAGCACCAAGAGCCGTTCTTGATACAACAGGCCTCCACCGGGGATCTCCTTCATATGGCACTGGTCAACTAGACTGTGCAAATCCTTCAGGACCAGGGGAGAAGCACAGTCGACAACCCCGATGATGTCAAGGCCCTTAGACATTAGGGCTTCCTTGGCAATGTTTGCTAAAGTAAGATTAGCGGCACTGGGAATCTTGACGATTTGGTCCAAATTGTTTCGCCCAATATGAATATGAAAGTCTCCATAGTAGATTTTCACCCTTGGCAGCCTCCCATTGGCGCTAGACGCCTACTTCTCTCACAGGCTTTCCCAAACCCGGCACCTTTACCTTCCCTATGCTCAATCCTTGTTTCACCATCGACGCTGCCATCTCTCCAACGCAGGTGAACCAAAGCCTGATCTAGAATATAAAAGAGATATTGTATACAGCCCATGCAACCGAGATTAGGTTTCGTATAGGAGGAAATTTAGATGCTGGGATACTTGTTTTCTGAGGTAGGGAATGCCAACCTGCAGCAGCTTCCCAATCCAGTGATCGGTGAATCCGACGTCTTAATTAAAGTAAAGGCCTGCGGGATCTGCGGAACCGACATTCACATTCTCAAAGGTGAGTCCAGTTCCACTCCCCCGGTGGTCTTGGGTCACGAGTTTTCCGGTGAAGTGGTTGCCGTCGGTTCACTAGTTACCACCGCAAAAGTCGGCGATCGGGTTTGTATCGACCCCAATATTTTCTGCGGCCTGTGTCACTACTGTCGTAACGGCAAGGAGCATCTTTGTGAAAACCTCACCGCGATTGGAGTCGACATCCACGGAGGCTTTGCCGAGTACGCCGTCGTACCCCAGACTCATGTCTACCCCTTGCCTGCCAATGTCAGCTACGCGGCCGGTGCCATGGTGGAACCAGTGGCCTGTTGTGTCCGAGGCATGGATCTAGCTAAAATCAGGCCTGGAGATGAAGTGGCAGTACTAGGAGCCGGTCCCATTGGCTTAATTCTCGCTCAAATGGCCAAAGCCGCCGGTGCAGTGGTGACCATCAGCGAGCCCAATGAGGAAAAGGTAGAGCTGATCACCAGCCTTGGCTTTGATCGCATCCTCAAACCCCAGGATCTACCACCAAACAGCTTTGATGTGGTCATCGAGGCAGTGGGAATTCCTGCCACCGTAGAGCAAAGCATCGAAATCGCCCGCCGGGGCGCCAGAATTGTGTGGTTTAGCGTAGTTGCCCAGGGAGCCAAGGCTCAGATCGAACCCTATAAAGTCTTCCAAAAGGAATTGACCATCTGCGGCTCCTTTATCAACCCCAGCACCCACGCCCGAGCTATTAAGCTAATCGCCTCGGGCCAGGTCCAGGTGGACCCCCTAATCACGCACCAATATCCCTTGCAGGAGATCGAAGCTGCCTTTGCCAAACAACAGGATCCCGAGTCTGCTAAGGTGATCGTTGTTCCCAACGAAGACTAATCGCTAGGCAGAGACGCAAAAATAGCAAAATAGTAAAAAGGATTGTCTGGGAGAATCTCCCGGACAATCCTTTTTCTATATTCTCGCGCACTTATCTTAGGCACTTCGTCTCGTTCCCGCCGAGGGAGAGTCACCCAGCACTTTGAGACCATGTCCTCTCAAGGAGAGAATGAACTGCTCCATCTCCTCACTGGTCGGCGGCCGCAAATCCTCCAATTGATAGGGTCGGCCTAGAGCCTCCCACTTTGGAATGCCCATGGTGTGATAGGCGATGGGCTCAACTACAAAATCACAGGGCAAGTCCCGCAGGAAACGAGACAGCTGCGTTAGTTCTTCGTCGGTGTCGGTGACACCGGGGATCACCAAGTACCGAAGGCGTGCCTGGCTCTTTGACCGGCCCAAGAGCTTCAAATTCCTCCGAACCAGAGAGCCGTCATGGGCCGTCAACTTTCGGTAGACTTCGGTGGAAAACCCCTTTAAGCCGTACATAACCGAATCCGCCAGCTGCACAAGCTTGCCAAATTTATCGCTATCGCCGTGACCCGATGTTTCCAGACAGGTGTTGATGCCCGCGGACTTAGCCTGCCGTAATATCTCGGCGGTGAATTCCGGCTGAACCAAGGGATCGCCACCGGAGATGGTCAAGCCCCCTCCCGTAGCCTCATAGTAGGCCCGATAGGATTGAACTTGAGCGATGACTTCCTCAGCACTCATCGGCTCACCGGCTGCGATATTCCAACTGTCGGGATTGTGACAAAACTTGCATCCCAGTTTACACCCCGCCAAGAACAGGACAAACCGGATTCCATCGCCATCAACGGTTCCGAAGGTTTCGATCGAATGGACAAATCCCTTCACCTGTCTCACGTCCTTTCTAGACCACCGAGGAGTGAATCGTCCGACTGATTACCTCCTCCTGTTGCTCTCGGGTCAGCTTGATAAAGTTAACGGCATATCCAGAAACCCGGATGGTCAGTTGTGGGTATTTCTCAGGGTGTTCCATCGCATCCCGCAGCAATTCCCGATCAAAGACATTGACATTGATGTGATGTCCCTGGGAGCCAAAGTAGCCGTCAATCAAGCCGACAAGGTTGGTAACTCGAGCCCCATCATCCTTACCCAGCGCCTTCGGGGTAACGGAGAAGGTGTAACTGATTCCATCGAGGGCATCATCGTAATCAATCTTGGCGACAGAACTCAGGGATGCCAAGGCACCGTTCTTGTCTCGGCCGTGCATCGGATTTGCGCCCGGTGCAAAGGGCTCCCCTGCCTTTCTGCCATCGGGGGTTGCTCCGGTTTTCTTCCCGTAAACAACATTCGAGGTGATAGTCAAAATACTCAAGGTGTGTTTAGCATCACGATAGGTTGGCTGCTCCTTGAGATATCTGGAAAACTCCGCGACTAGCTCTTTAGCGATATCATCGACACGGGGATCGTTATTGCCAAACTGCGGATACTCCCCTTCAATCTCAAAGTCTTTAATCATCCCATTTTCATCGTAGATGGGAGTAACCTTGGCGTACTTGAGGGCAGAGAAGGAATCAGCCAACACCGACAGTCCTGCCATACCAAAGGCCATCAGTCGCTCAACTTTGGCATCATGGAGCGCCATTAACACACTCTCATAGGCGTACTTGTCATGCATATAGTGAATCACATTCATGGTATCGACGTAAATCGCTGCCAACCACTTCAGCATCTTTGAAAAGGCGCTGCGAACGGTATCGTAATCGAGAACTCCCTCTTGCTTGGGCAAGAATACCGGAGCGACCTGCAGACCCTCCAGTTCGTCCTTCCCTTCATTGAGGAGAACCAGCAGCGCCTTGGGCAGGTTGGCCCGGGCCCCAAAGAACTGCATCTGCTTACCCAGGGCCATCGCAGAGACACAGCAGGCGATTCCATAGTCATCGCCGAACCTAGGCCGCATCAGGTCATCGTTTTCAAACTGAATAGAACTGGTATCAACGGCAACCTTGGCCGCGAATTCCTTGAATCCTCGAGGCAGCTGCGTCGACCACAAGATCGTCAGGTTCGGCTCTGGGGCGGGGCCTAGGTTGTACAGCGTGTTGAGCATCCGGAAGGAAGTCTTGGTCACTAGCGTTCTTCCATCCTCTGCCATTCCACCGATGGATTCCGTCACCCAGTTGGGATCCCCAGAAAACAGCGCGTTGTACTCCTCGGTCCGCAGCTGCCGCACTAATCGGAGCTTGATCACAAACTGGTCAATAAGTTCTTGGGCCAGTTCCTCGGTCAAAGTACCTTCATCAAGATCCCGCTGGATGTAAATATCTAGGAAGGTAGAGGTGCGTCCCAAGGACATCGCGGCGCCGTTTTGCTGCTTGATTGCTGCCAAGTAGCCAAAGTAGAGCCACTGCACCGCTTCTAGGGCATTTTCC belongs to Bacillota bacterium and includes:
- the pflA gene encoding pyruvate formate lyase-activating protein gives rise to the protein MRQVKGFVHSIETFGTVDGDGIRFVLFLAGCKLGCKFCHNPDSWNIAAGEPMSAEEVIAQVQSYRAYYEATGGGLTISGGDPLVQPEFTAEILRQAKSAGINTCLETSGHGDSDKFGKLVQLADSVMYGLKGFSTEVYRKLTAHDGSLVRRNLKLLGRSKSQARLRYLVIPGVTDTDEELTQLSRFLRDLPCDFVVEPIAYHTMGIPKWEALGRPYQLEDLRPPTSEEMEQFILSLRGHGLKVLGDSPSAGTRRSA
- a CDS encoding TIGR00375 family protein, whose product is MPRVKIYYGDFHIHIGRNNLDQIVKIPSAANLTLANIAKEALMSKGLDIIGVVDCASPLVLKDLHSLVDQCHMKEIPGGGLLYQERLLVLLAAEFELGGDRGGSAHFLAFMPTLKQMEEFSKRLGAAVTNINLSSQRAAGTPQQWFDIVAQMGGLLIPAHVFTPYKGLLGNMAESVTTVLTRKQIQSLAAIELGLSADTAMGDSIPEFTSVSFLSNSDAHSLPKIAREYNVLMMKELSFTEWKKALFRQDGRGVIANYGLDPRLGKFHRSRCLGCGAQVDKYRPPMNCSRCGSDRILWGVLDRVRYIGTDLPTPAHRPPYYYQIPLEFVPGVGPKTLRRLIQRFGSEMAVLHRASEEELAEVVGAKLARSIQGARTGKLAIAHGGGGEYGKVLPDIAD
- a CDS encoding histidine phosphatase family protein, which translates into the protein MTTRILLIRHGQTDWNVQGRCQGMTDTSLSEVGKAQARALGRWLRGRIGVDLPTPEFVVASDLERARETARIATEGLKIPPIQLDPAWREIAFGVWEGLTWDEIGIKYPEVEKQHRADPFRTRVPEGETQEEVLHRSKTALLRLIDEHPNSLGIVFSHGSLIRILISNLLGIDPLLSRHVRIFNCSTSEVRGKPGEEPRVIGYNDHCYLPSELY
- the pflB gene encoding formate C-acetyltransferase; this encodes MSQAYRNFRGSVWRNQIDVRDFILNNVTPYTGTGDFLVGPTERTTDLWKQCLKLLEKEHAAGGVLDIDAGTPTTITSHRPGYIDKDNEIIVGLQTDAPLKRAINPWGGIRMATQAAHQYGYELDPQVTETFTKYRRTHNDGVFKAYTKEMRALRHAGLLTGLPDAYGRGRIIGDYRRVALYGVDRLIAAKQEELDNLTVINEETIRLREEVADQITALQDLKSMAASYGFDISRPAENALEAVQWLYFGYLAAIKQQNGAAMSLGRTSTFLDIYIQRDLDEGTLTEELAQELIDQFVIKLRLVRQLRTEEYNALFSGDPNWVTESIGGMAEDGRTLVTKTSFRMLNTLYNLGPAPEPNLTILWSTQLPRGFKEFAAKVAVDTSSIQFENDDLMRPRFGDDYGIACCVSAMALGKQMQFFGARANLPKALLVLLNEGKDELEGLQVAPVFLPKQEGVLDYDTVRSAFSKMLKWLAAIYVDTMNVIHYMHDKYAYESVLMALHDAKVERLMAFGMAGLSVLADSFSALKYAKVTPIYDENGMIKDFEIEGEYPQFGNNDPRVDDIAKELVAEFSRYLKEQPTYRDAKHTLSILTITSNVVYGKKTGATPDGRKAGEPFAPGANPMHGRDKNGALASLSSVAKIDYDDALDGISYTFSVTPKALGKDDGARVTNLVGLIDGYFGSQGHHINVNVFDRELLRDAMEHPEKYPQLTIRVSGYAVNFIKLTREQQEEVISRTIHSSVV
- the spoIIM gene encoding stage II sporulation protein M translates to MRYSTSGLGGYFRRRAILFLFLGMVMIMGAIAGALAARTLPQNQKSDLMGFLQGFFQTPHTGDPITPEEIARQSIIDNVVKTTGLMWILGLSLIGSPLIVALLFLRGFVIGFSVGFLVDQMVYKGVALAAVAIVPHNLVILPSVVVAAGASLSFSLAAIRKLFGNGQENMYYQFLSTTLLCLMAALGLVGAAFIEGYITPTLIELARVYIFYG
- a CDS encoding zinc-dependent alcohol dehydrogenase family protein; protein product: MLGYLFSEVGNANLQQLPNPVIGESDVLIKVKACGICGTDIHILKGESSSTPPVVLGHEFSGEVVAVGSLVTTAKVGDRVCIDPNIFCGLCHYCRNGKEHLCENLTAIGVDIHGGFAEYAVVPQTHVYPLPANVSYAAGAMVEPVACCVRGMDLAKIRPGDEVAVLGAGPIGLILAQMAKAAGAVVTISEPNEEKVELITSLGFDRILKPQDLPPNSFDVVIEAVGIPATVEQSIEIARRGARIVWFSVVAQGAKAQIEPYKVFQKELTICGSFINPSTHARAIKLIASGQVQVDPLITHQYPLQEIEAAFAKQQDPESAKVIVVPNED